A region from the Arachis ipaensis cultivar K30076 chromosome B01, Araip1.1, whole genome shotgun sequence genome encodes:
- the LOC107613286 gene encoding uncharacterized protein LOC107613286: MGGPVEDELGGPAVVNEKSDSDDYNYEYASEECHTPVSSEDQRTMHGLDFNEENEYGEVRFELGMQFSTMEKFKKALKDVFVWDGRDCMYIKNEKERVRARCAEENCPWLIYMARNSKTMAFEIKTFHNKHTCGRDYGSNLADRAWVTDKLEKRLATQPKLTPREATEHMKQDYNVQVHPKMIQKALKAAREIVVGNDKAQYGKLWDYLQELHRSNPGSTADMCVDPILQSLPLFDKIYICLDACRNGFVKGCRPLIGLDGCFLKGYYGGQLLTAMSLDANNHVFVIAYAVTRAENTENWMWFLTRLQDDLGDHQVRGWNLMSDQQKVTSFANLF; encoded by the coding sequence ATGGGAGGGCCAGTAGAAGATGAACTAGGAGGTCCAGCAGTGGTTAATGAGAAGAGTGACAGTGATGACTACAACTATGAATATGCTTCTGAAGAGTGTCATACCCCGGTATCTTCTGAGGATCAGAGGACAATGCACGGACTTGATTTCAATGAAGAAAATGAATATGGAGAGGTTCGGTTTGAGCTTGGAATGCAATTTTCGACTATGGAGAAATTTAAGAAGGCCTTGAAGGATGTATTTGTTTGGGATGGAAGAGATTGCATGTATATCAAGAATGAGAAGGAGAGGGTCAGGGCTAGATGTGCGGAGGAGAACTGTCCATGGTTAATATATATGGCAAGGAACTCAAAAACAATGGCATTTGAGATAAAAACATTTCACAACAAGCATACATGTGGAAGGGATTATGGAAGCAATTTGGCCGATAGGGCATGGGTCACAGATAAGCTGGAAAAAAGGTTGGCAACACAGCCTAAGCTAACACCGAGGGAAGCAACGGAGCATATGAAACAGGACTACAATGTTCAGGTCCATCCAAAAATGATCCAAAAGGCTTTGAAAGCAGCCAGGGAAATTGTTGTTGGGAATGACAAGGCACAATATGGGAAGTTGTGGGATTATTTACAAGAGTTGCACAGGAGTAACCCAGGCAGCACGGCTGACATGTGTGTTGACCCAATTCTGCAATCTCTACCGCTGTTTGACAAAATTTACATATGCTTAGATGCGTGCAGAAATGGTTTTGTTAAGGGTTGTAGACCACTAATAGGCCTAGATGGATGCTTTTTAAAGGGGTATTATGGAGGCCAACTCCTAACTGCAATGTCACTTGATGCTAACAACCATGTATTCGTTATTGCATATGCTGTTACAAGAGCAGAAAATACAGAGAACTGGATGTGGTTCTTAACTCGACTTCAGGATGATTTGGGAGACCATCAAGTGCGTGGATGGAATCTCATGTCCGACCAACAGAAGGTAACATCATTTGCCAACCTATTCTGA
- the LOC110263083 gene encoding uncharacterized protein LOC110263083 gives MTELDAAETKRQKTEHVEMAEEACLCLFTSNKLFVIKLSNLKKQEDDVKDWTCLPPPPFDFDLKLPDPDLCPFELDSKIYMAVSCPRPLGADSNSWNTYEFKFDERRFWPADGVPAPLYGSSIANTPDSSDVYFCIDPLAIYLGLFVLYHDSRVWKQLNPPPDYERVGADLVVFVLHNTVFVSSDTGNETDSYLAHFDPITETWIVEPDADNNLSKFMNGRYICSSTELGPFRDTYPPKISVPLLGLGSSNNYTVCLTHDEYGEEFDEPLVISEKVFAILVNYQNGRVALYQYLDVFFEGSQPKMEDGARVNLVDLGNGKVCAILFAELEDSGDKLLLFFSFFTLSLSKDFAALQLDSGAPPMERDFLQVTVHKKCVYTMENSRLANDMRHTFVWPPIKGGRFHYTTDI, from the coding sequence ATGACGGAATTGGATGCTGCTGAGACAAAAAGGCAAAAAACGGAGCATGTTGAAATGGCGGAGGAAGCGTGCCTTTGCCTTTTTACTTCTAACAAGTTGTTCGTGATCAAACTAAGCAATTTAAAGAAACAAGAAGATGATGTCAAAGATTGGACTTGTTTGCCTCCACCACCGTTCGATTTCGATTTGAAACTTCCAGACCCTGATTTATGTCCTTTCGAGTTGGACTCCAAGATCTATATGGCGGTGTCCTGCCCTAGACCTCTCGGTGCGGATTCCAACTCCTGGAACACCTACGAATTCAAATTTGATGAGCGCAGATTTTGGCCTGCGGATGGTGTACCCGCCCCTCTTTATGGGTCATCCATCGCAAACACGCCAGACTCAAGCGATGTTTACTTCTGTATAGATCCACTGGCCATATATCTTGGACTTTTTGTTCTTTATCATGATTCTAGAGTTTGGAAACAGTTAAACCCTCCTCCGGACTACGAACGGGTAGGTGCCGATCTTGTCGTGTTCGTCCTCCACAACACCGTCTTTGTTTCATCGGACACGGGGAACGAGACAGACTCCTATTTGGCCCACTTCGACCCCATAACAGAGACTTGGATAGTTGAGCCCGACGCTGATAACAATCTTTCGAAATTCATGAATGGTAGGTACATTTGCAGTAGTACTGAACTTGGCCCCTTTCGTGATACTTATCCCCCAAAAATTTCTGTGCCCCTTCTGGGTCTCGGCAGCAGCAACAACTACACGGTTTGCCTTACGCATGATGAGTATGGGGAGGAGTTTGATGAACCACTTGTTATCTCGGAGAAGGTGTTTGCCATTTTGGTTAACTACCAGAATGGCCGTGTCGCCTTATAtcaataccttgatgtgttttttGAGGGTAGTCAACCCAAGATGGAAGATGGGGCCAGAGTCAATCTTGTTGACCTTGGCAACGGGAAGGTGTGTGCAATACTCTTTGCGGAACTAGAGGATTCCGGAGACAAATTGTTGCTGTTCTTCTCATTTTTCACACTGTCGTTGTCGAAGGACTTTGCAGCATTGCAACTTGACAGCGGGGCTCCTCCCATGGAGCGAGATTTCTTGCAAGTAACTGTCCATAAGAAGTGTGTCTACACCATGGAGAACTCGAGGCTTGCTAATGATATGCGCCACACCTTTGTTTGGCCACCTATTAAGGGGGGAAGATTTCACTATACGACAGATATATGA